From one Lycium ferocissimum isolate CSIRO_LF1 chromosome 7, AGI_CSIRO_Lferr_CH_V1, whole genome shotgun sequence genomic stretch:
- the LOC132064350 gene encoding universal stress protein A-like protein isoform X1 — MADVAAKERKILVAVDESEESSYALSWCIENIIPGNSNDTLILLYSVPPRTVYTSMDGSGEKDHPQGYLFSSDIVATMERYSNDVAQCIMAKAKRACKDLDGVKVETIVEHGDARDVICQVAEKLHVDMLVVGSHGYGVIKRAFLGSVSNHCAQNVKCPVLIVKKPKTNGSSN; from the exons ATGGCAGACGTGGCAGCAAAGGAGCGCAAGATCTTGGTCGCAGTAGATGAGAGTGAGGAGAGTAGTTATGCTCTTTCATGGTGTATAGAGAACATAATCCCTGGAAATTCCAATGATACCCTTATCCTTCTCTACTCAGTACCACCTCGAACTGTTTACACTTCTATGGATGGATCAGGTGAGAAAGACCACCCTCAAG GGTATTTGTTTTCATCTGATATAGTAGCGACCATGGAGAGGTACAGCAATGACGTAGCACAATGTATTATGGCGAAGGCGAAACGAGCTTGCAAGGACTTGGATGGG GTTAAGGTGGAGACGATAGTAGAGCATGGTGATGCAAGGGACGTGATTTGTCAGGTGGCGGAGAAGTTACACGTCGACATGCTCGTCGTGGGAAGCCATGGCTATGGTGTCATCAAGAG GGCATTTCTTGGGAGTGTGAGCAACCATTGTGCGCAGAATGTCAAGTGTCCAGTTCTCATAGTGAAAAAGCCAAAAACTAATGGCAGCAGCAATTAG
- the LOC132064350 gene encoding universal stress protein A-like protein isoform X2, with translation MADVAAKERKILVAVDESEESSYALSWCIENIIPGNSNDTLILLYSVPPRTVYTSMDGSGYLFSSDIVATMERYSNDVAQCIMAKAKRACKDLDGVKVETIVEHGDARDVICQVAEKLHVDMLVVGSHGYGVIKRAFLGSVSNHCAQNVKCPVLIVKKPKTNGSSN, from the exons ATGGCAGACGTGGCAGCAAAGGAGCGCAAGATCTTGGTCGCAGTAGATGAGAGTGAGGAGAGTAGTTATGCTCTTTCATGGTGTATAGAGAACATAATCCCTGGAAATTCCAATGATACCCTTATCCTTCTCTACTCAGTACCACCTCGAACTGTTTACACTTCTATGGATGGATCAG GGTATTTGTTTTCATCTGATATAGTAGCGACCATGGAGAGGTACAGCAATGACGTAGCACAATGTATTATGGCGAAGGCGAAACGAGCTTGCAAGGACTTGGATGGG GTTAAGGTGGAGACGATAGTAGAGCATGGTGATGCAAGGGACGTGATTTGTCAGGTGGCGGAGAAGTTACACGTCGACATGCTCGTCGTGGGAAGCCATGGCTATGGTGTCATCAAGAG GGCATTTCTTGGGAGTGTGAGCAACCATTGTGCGCAGAATGTCAAGTGTCCAGTTCTCATAGTGAAAAAGCCAAAAACTAATGGCAGCAGCAATTAG